Sequence from the Pelodiscus sinensis isolate JC-2024 chromosome 30, ASM4963464v1, whole genome shotgun sequence genome:
AAGTTACTAGATATTATGGAGGACTCAGGCAACCCAGGAGGCAGACATTAATTTAGTCAAAAGAGAAATgaagattcaaaaagttaatgtGTTATAACTATTCAAATACATTGTCAACATCAgaagtcaaaatatacaaagaatAAATGCTTAAAAGAAACGCTAAGAAGATCTTCAGCATCACTGTTATTACTTAGACTAGCCTGTACTTTTCACTTactatcaatggaaatatttttcatttgtttctgtGTGTGGTCAAAAAGACATTGGCATACATGTATCAGTAAAAATCTAATCCATCCTCACCTAATTAAAAGCCATACTTTACTTAATGCTGGGTGAATAAAAGATTTTTTGCTTAGTTGCAAAGTtcccaaagtaaaaaaaaaatcatgcaaaaCAACATTTTCAGTGATTCAGAAAGGGAAAAGAAATTCATTTGGGGCTAAaccaaacattttgttttgacaatAGAAACATtgcatttccattttaaaaataaatatgtgaAAATGATTGAAAAGTGAAATGGAAGGACATTTAGAAAGATGCATCAGTTCCATTTTTTTCACAGCATTTCTAATGAACAATTTGGAAAAATCAGCACACGTCCACAAAATATTTTCACGTCCTCAAATCTGCATTCTTCACTAATATCAATTAAGCCCAAAAGTTCATGCACATTTAGTTGCATTAGTCTGCAGTCGGTTGGGAACATCAGTCTATTGATTAGTATTTTATATAGATTAAAGGATGGGGACGaatttttgcattttaatttagtagGTCTGAAACTTcataaaaaatccttttttgtaGCCTGTGTAACACAAAGCCACAGTAAGATACTAGGAATGAGGACAAGATTTTGAATAAGATTGTACATTTATAGGTATAATGAACCAGAAAGAGTTACATTTGCGATGAGTGTTGAAACAAGTTATATGTAAGGCATTACTAGTTTAGCCATAAGAGAGGGTGGTGGTTAAGCACCGGTGAATGACTAAAGCATTGTCACTCAATTGCCAATGTAGAAAAACCCTAAAAAACAGGTTTAATGAAAATGTTGCTCTTAAGATTcctgggccagatttttaaaggtaaagATAGTGACCAGGGTATTTTTCACTTGGTGCCTATCTCCCATTGGAAATGATAGGTATAAGGTTCAAAGATGGTTTTGAAGAGCTCAATAGGCTCCTGAAGTGCCTAAACCCTATCGCATTCTGGCTCAAACAGCTGCAAATGTCCCATTCGCGtttcagcaccatggacagagaCCCCTCTTCTTCCCATTCCTGTAACTTCTActaaaatatagaatcatagaatcctagaatgggaaaggacctcgaaaggtcaccaagtccagtcccctgccctcacagcagaaccaagaaCCATCTGACAGGTGTCTctgtaacctactcttaaatatctccaatgatggcaaTTCCACAACTGCCCTtggctatttattccagtgtttaaccaccctgacagacaggaagtttttctaatatccaacctaaacctcccttgcttcaatttataAATCGGCACCTTCACACGCCCATATACTTCTTCCTCACCAACCTCTCCTTCATTGACGTGTGCCACGCCTTGGTCACTGCACCCAAGATACTGTTTGACTTCCTTTCCATAAAGAAGATCATTACCTTTGGGGTTTGCTTGGTACAGATGACCTTCCTCCACCCTTTTACCTGCGTAGAGGTCTTCGTCCTCACCATCATGGCCTATGACCGCTATCTGACCATCTGCAACCCTATGCACTACCTCACCATCATGAACCACAAGGTCTGCTTGCTGCTGGCTGGTGTGGATGGCTGGGCAGGACCATGCACTCCATAGCTCTGACCTGCATGACCATCAATCTACCCTACTGTGGGTCCCGGGAGATAGACAATTTCTTCTGCAACTTGCCGCCGGTCATCAGGCTGGCCTGCACCGACACCTACATCATCGAAGCACTCATCATCACCAACTCGGGGCTCATCTCCATGATCTGCTTCGTGGTGCCGGTAGGTTCCTACAGCATCATTCTGGTCTCCTGGCAAAACCGCTTCTCCGAGAGGCGGTGCAAACCCCTTTCCACCTGCATCGCCCACCTGACCGTGGTGACGCATTTTCTGGGTCACTGCATCTTCACCTACTCCCGCCCTTCCATCCGCTTCCCCGAGGACAAGGTGGTGTCGGTGTTCTTCACGGCCATCACCCCCttgctcaaccccatcatctactCCCTCAGGAACGAGAACATGAAGCGGGCGCTCAGTAATCTCCTGGGGAGAAAGGTGGATGCCGAGGAGAAATAGAACCCAGAGTTCAAGAAGAGATGTGTCCTCAGAGATGCTCCCAGATTCCCAGCACTATCCGCAATGGGGCTGCATGTGTCGGTAGTGACAATGGTTTTTCCTTGGTCCTTGGCTCTCATCTCTCTATAAGACTCATCACCTGGGCTTTGCATCCACTCAGCTGGGACTAATTGACATTATTTTCAGGCATGAACTTATTCTGTAAAATACGTGTCCAAATTGGGCTTTGTCAGGGCTTTTTCAAAGTTTCAATTGACTGATTGATTGGTTTCTTTTCCTACTCTTCTAGTTTTCTTTTCCTACTCTGATTTgcctttttccttcctccctctccctgggggcAGTAGAAAGGCAGGTGACTCCAATATGTCACTATTCCTTATTTTAATGGACAATTTCTAAGTGAAATGGAAAGGTCTTTTGTCCTGAACTTTGCAGCTAGAAGGTGCCATATTTCTAAGGTGTTTAGATGCCTAGGGAAGCACATACATGCTCAGTGCAATTTCCTAAAGAACTCAGGCACATTACTCTTGATGATTTCAAGGAACCCACTTACCTCTCTGTCGCTTTCAATGCCTAAACTCCCTTACAAATACAGGCCACGCAGGGGCTGGACATGTTCCTTCACAGGCAGAAAATCTTCTTTAGAGGCAACGCATGCTGGAACAGCCTGCATAGAGGAATATGTCCATCTCTGTATGCCTGATGAATAGATCTATGTACCCTCGTACAGCCCCTCTATTGAGCTAGCTATCCCTATACACCTTATCTAGCTAACTATGTATAAATCTCTCTATCCCCATACAACCCCTCCATCCAtctatccacacacacacactctatctTACTGACTATCCCCATACACTCCCTTCTATCTGTCTACCCACCACTGTACACCGTATCTGccatatattggcattagaaaggctcagaaaagggcaacaaaaatgaccaggggtttggaatggctgccatatgaacaGAGATAAGTAAGACTGGGAcgtttcaccttagaaaagaagAAATGCAGGAGGGATATAATCGAGGTCTAAGAAACCATTACTGCTGTgaagaaaggaaataaagaaaagttattattctcataatataaggactaggaggtcaccaaatgaaatgaataggcagcaggtttaaaacaaacaaaaggaagtttttcttcactcagcgcacattTAACCTgcaggactccttgccagaggatgttgtgaagaccaggactttaaaatgggtcaaaaaagaagtagatgaattcatggaggatgggttcaTCGATGGCTGTtcgccaggatgggcagggttggtgtctctagtctctgtttgtcagacgctgggaatgggtgacaggggagggatcaggtgatgattccctgctctgttcactccctctggggcatttggaatggccactgccagaagacaggactgggctagacagacctttggtctgacccggtgtggTCACCCTGATGTGCTCCTCTATCTATCCATACCCATACAAACTCTCTCCTGTTTTTAGTGCTGTTCTGACCATGTGCAACCCACAATATTACAGGCACAAGGCGGATGACGTAAGGTCCTTTATTGGGCCATTGTATGTGGGCGAAAGAGTCTTGCTTTTCAGCTCACACTGAGCTCTCCCTTGGGCCTGGAAAGACACGTTCTCCCTCGCAAGCCTTCCATTCCCAGTACGTATTGGCCTGTCTGCCCCTCTAACCCATTTCTTCCCCagagggcagggcccagcagcacCCCGAGATGGGCTGCGGCGGAAGACAAACAAAACCACCAAACAACAGAccggcccccctcccacctcccccctgtcctccagccagccaccaggTGCAGGAGAGCCTGACACGCTGTGAGTCTGGGAGAGTGTCTGGAAGAACCTGGACATCTAATGAGTCCCTCGGTGCCCCTGTTGCACATCGCAGATCCCGTAGTCCCCGGCCCAGGACCCCAGGGCAGGCTGTGCTGAGGCTGACAGAAGAGGTTATATATTTGGAGAAGAACAATAGAGCTCAGAATTGGTGGCAACGCTGAACCAGACAAGGCATTTACCAGGAGCTCCGCTCTCCCCGTAAGTCAGTCTTTATTACTCGGGAGGCGCTCACTGGGGGCATTTGCTGCCAGCTACTCCTGTTTCATACCATATTAGATTCACAGCAGCTGAGGAAGTGGCCTGCTACCTTCCTACTTTTAACCTCGCTAACAGCTGCATTGCTCCACTTTTACACGGTGGGATTGCCCTGAAATTTGTCCTATCTGCACCGAGGACCCTCTGCAGGGTTCCAGTAGGGTCATGTGTAACAAGGGGAAGTGCCATTTATAACCTTGTGCAGGGCTCCAGCTGTGTCTAACAGGCTCAGGTGTAAATGGGAATTAGGCTTAAATAGAATTACACCTGTGTGAAAACGTGCAGCGATGCAGCTGTGGCTCAGACTCTCTATTGCTGATTCTCAGGACAAACATCTTGGGAAAGAAACTGAGCTGCATTGGACCCCGCAGGGTAGTGGCCCATTAACACCCGTTGCCGAGCTGGCTGCATTGACTTTAACGGTGCCGTGGCCAATTGACCTTAGCTGGGAATTTGTCCACTGACTCCATCagaatggccaggctgggtcagactaaaggtccatccacCCCAGTGTCCTGTGGACTATTGGTGCTAGTCAGGGCTCTGTCCCTTTCAAACTAGCAACTGCGTAGATAAAAAATAAACTGCTGTCCTTTGATTCACATTCTcggcctttttcaaaaaaatggtgAACATTTTGGACCAGATTCTGTGTTAGTTTGCACCTGCCGAGCCCCATTGACTCTCAAGGAGTAACACTAATATACAGCAGCTGCCCAAAGATTCTGAGCGCAAgaacattcttttaaaaacaagaggAAGTGGCTAGATTAAATGCCCCACTGAGGTCATTTACTACAAGTCGGCTTGCCAACATTTGTGAAGAGTTAAATAATTCTGATAGACAATATTGCAATTTATTTAAagcatttttactttttttattaatttaaactCTCACAGTTGCACATACAATCcgtagggtgggaagagaccttgggaggtcattgaatccaacctCCTGATAAAAGCAAGACTATTTCCAACTGAAAGTGTGGGATTTAGGCATTTTTTCAACTTTGATCAGTTTACTGTTCAGAAGTTACTAGACATTATGGAGGGCTTAGGCAACCCGGGGGGCAGGCTATAATTCAGTCAAAGGAGAAATCAAGATTAAAAAAGTTAATTTGTTATAACTGTTCAAATACACTGTCAACATCAGAAGTCAAAGTATACAAAGGAAATATGCTTAAATGAAATGCTAAGAAGATCTCAAGCATCattgtctgttttgggaccagctctgttcaatatcttcatcaacgatttagtttgcagacgataccaagttcacacatacagaatgggaagcgactatctaggaaggaatacggcagaaagggatctagagatcatagtggaccacaagctaaatatgagtcaacaatgtgatgctgttgcaaaaaaagcaaacatgattctgggatgcattaacaggtgtgttgtgagcaagacacaagaagtcattcttctgctctactctgcactggttaggcctcagttggagtattgtgtccagttctgggcaccgcatttcaagaaggatgtggagaaattcgagaaggtccagagaagagcatcaagaatgattaaaggtctagagaacatgacatatgaaggaaggctgaaagaactgggtttgtttagtctgaaaaagagaagattggggggggacatgacagccgttttcaggtatctaaaagggtgtcataaggaggaaggaggaatcttgttcatcttggcctctgaggatagaacaagaagcaatgggcttcaactgcagcaagggaggtttaggttggacattaggaaaaagttcctaactgtcagggtagttaaacactggaataaattgcccagggaggttgtggaatccccatctatggagatatttaagagtaggtgagataaatgtctatcagggatggtctagacagtacttggtcctgccatgagggcaggggcctggactcactgacctctcgtcgtcccttccagtcctagtattctaagattctatTATTGTTCTTACTTTGCCTAGCctgtacttttcaattattatcaataaaaatatttttcatttgtttgtgtATGTGGTCAAATAGATATTGGCCAACAATTATCAGTAAAAATCCAATCCTCCCACACCTAATGAGAAGGCATGCCTTATTTAATGGTGGGTGAATAAGAGATTTTTTGCTTAGTTGCaaattttccaaattaaaaaaaaatcatacaaaacAAAATTTTCAGGAACTCAAAAAGTGAAAAGAAATTCATTTCGGGCAAaaccaaatattttgttttgacacAACTGAAACACtgcatttcaatttaaaaatgaatatgtGAAAATGATTGAAAAGCGAAATGGAATGACGTTTGGAAATATCCAATGTTAGGTATAAGGTGCTTATGTGGTTTGAAGAGCTCAATAGGCATCTATTTGTTTTCTGAAGTGCCTAAACCTCGGTCACATAGAGATGCAAATAGCCCATTCCCAGTTCAGCACCATGGATAGAGACCCCTCTCCTTCCCATTCCTGTGACTTCTACTAAaataaagaatcatagaatgggaaggtcatcaagtccaatcctctaccctcatggcaggaccaagcaccatctagataatctCTGACAGGTGTGTCTGTAACCtactctaaaatatctccagcgatggcaATTCTACAACTGCCCTTGGctatttattccagcgtttaaccaccctgacaggtagaaagtttttcctaatgtccaacctaaacccccctggttcaatttaagctcattgcttcttgtcctatcctcagaggtcaagcagaacaacttttctccctcctccttataatacccctttaggtacttgaaagcagtTATAGGAGCCATGATATTCTATAAAGGGCAGACTTTCAAAAGCAGTGGACATGGGATCAGGTGTACTAAGGTGCCAAAAATGCAGACACCCACTAATGTCCACCCAACAGGATTTGcgtgcctttgaaaaatctccccCAAAGTGATCCGCTCTTGTGGGGATGGGATTGATAGATAGAGACTGTGGAGGGGAGAagtagcaggcaggcaggcaggcaggcaacacTTGTTTGCATCGTTTGAGGATTTGGCCCAGTGTGCTTGAGGTGACGGAACAAGGGAAACGAGCGCTGGGCTGTTAcgaggggaagagagatgggaAAGTAACAAGGCTCTATTGTTTGGGACTCAGAAAATTTGGATTCTGTTCCTGATTCTGCAACTGAACTTGTGCAAGCCACTTCCCTTCGCTGTGCCTCCGTTTCCCACCACTACCATCAGTTGCTTATTTAGACCTTTTCATGGCAGGCACTACCTTTCCCAGTATCTCAGCACTGCCTGGCACTAAGGGTCCGCCAGGGGCTACTCTAGCCGTAGCAGCCGTGAAGACCTGGCTAACGAatggtttcatctctgctctctATTTGCAGAGACTGAATaacttctctctccctttcttgaCCAAATGGAAAAATCTAATATACTTCCATGCTGGATTGACCTAAAATGGATTTTTTCCAAGTTTTCCCCATTGAAACAAAACCATTTCATTTCAGGATGAACTAAGCATTTGGTTCAATCCAACATGACTTTTTGGCTTTGTTTCATTTTggctttttggttttgtttgttagCTTAAAGAAATTTAGCTAAATTTCTAAATACACATGGTTCATTTATCAGTTGTCTTCTTCAACAGTAGACAGGCAGTCTCACTGAAGGGGGAGGCTCAAACTATTTCATTGGGTCCTACCCAATTCCTAGAATCATTTTCTCTCCCTTCCAGGAAGAAATATGGGAGAGACGGTCACCCCAAATCACACCATGGCAACTGAGTTCATCCTTCTGGGACTCTCCTCCAACCCACAGACACAACTGATCCTCTTTGTAGTCTTCCTGCCCATCTACCTGCTGACCTTGGCTGGGAACATCCTTATTATAATCACCGTTGTCCACGATCGGCGCCTTCACAcacccatgtacttcttcctctcCAACCTCTCCTTCATTGACGTGTGCCATGCCTCGGTCACTGTGCCCAAGATGCTGTTTGACTTCCTCGTCACAGTGAAAATCATTACCTTTGGGGGTTGTGTGGTACAGATGTTCTTCCTCCACCTTTTCACCTGCACAGAGATCTTCCTCCTCACCATCATGGCCTAtgaccgctacgtggccatctgcaaCCCTATGCACTACCTCACCATCATGAACCACAAGGTCTGCTTGCTGCTGACTGGTGCTGTGTGGCTGGGTGGGACCGTGCACTCCATAGCTCTAACCGGCATGACAATCAATCTGCCCTACTGTGGGTCCCGGGAGATAGACAACTTTTTCTGCGACGTGCCACCGGTCATCAGGCTGGCCTGCACCGACACCTACATCATCGAAGCACTCATCATCGCCAACTCGGGGCTCATCTCCGTGATCTGCTTCGTGGTGCTGGTGGGTTCCTATGGTGTCATTCTGGTCTCCTTGAGGAACCGCTTCTCCGAGAGGCGGCACAAAGCCCTTTCCACCTGCGTTGCCCACCTGACCGTGGTGACGCTCTTCCTGGGTCACTGCATCTTCACCTACTCCCGCCCTTCCATCAGCTTCCCCGAGGACAAGGTGGTGTCGGTGTTCTTCACGGCCATCACCCCCttgctcaaccccatcatctactCCCTCAGGAACGAGGACATGAAGAGGGCGCTCAGCAAGCTCCTGGGGAGAAAAGTGGATGCCGAGGAGAAatagagcccagggctccagaagGGATGTGTCCTCAGAGATGCTCCCAGATTCCTGGCACCATCCCCAATAGGGTTGCATGGTGACAATGGCTTTTTCCTTGGTCCTTGGCTCTCATCTCTCTACAAGACTCATCACCTGGGCTTTGCATCCACTCAGCTGGGACtaactgacattattttcagGCATGAACTTACTCTGTAAAATACGTGTCCAAATCGGGCTTTGTCAGGGCTTTTTCAAAGTTCCAATTGACTGATTGATTGGAAATGTTCAGGAATATGAAAGCCTCAATTTTGTTTCCAtgtttaaaagtttattttttcaatttcagtttttaaatagGGAGCTCTAGTTTTCTTTTCCTACTCTGATTTgcctttttccttcctccctctccctgggggcAGTAGAAAAGCAGGTGACTCCAATATGTCACTATTCCTTATTTTAATGGACAATTTCTAAGTGAAATGGAAAGGTCTTTTTTCCTGAACTTTGCAGCTAGAAGGTGCCATATTTCTAAGGTGTTTAGATGCCTAGGGAAGCACATACATGCTCAGTGCAATTTCCTAAAGAACTCGGGCACATAACTCTTGATGATTTCAAGGAATCTACGTACCTCTCTCTCCCTTTCAATGCCTAAACCCCCTAACGAATACAGGCCACAGagcctaaaacaggggtgggcaaatactgag
This genomic interval carries:
- the LOC102446615 gene encoding LOW QUALITY PROTEIN: olfactory receptor 4E1-like (The sequence of the model RefSeq protein was modified relative to this genomic sequence to represent the inferred CDS: inserted 1 base in 1 codon) → MHQFHFFHSISNEQFGKISTRPQNIFTSSNLHSSLISIKPKSSCTFSCISLQSVGNISLLISILYNRHLHTPIYFFLTNLSFIDVCHALVTAPKILFDFLSIKKIITFGVCLVQMTFLHPFTCVEVFVLTIMAYDRYLTICNPMHYLTIMNHKVCLLLAGVXWLGRTMHSIALTCMTINLPYCGSREIDNFFCNLPPVIRLACTDTYIIEALIITNSGLISMICFVVPVGSYSIILVSWQNRFSERRCKPLSTCIAHLTVVTHFLGHCIFTYSRPSIRFPEDKVVSVFFTAITPLLNPIIYSLRNENMKRALSNLLGRKVDAEEK
- the LOC102456518 gene encoding olfactory receptor 4E1-like, which encodes MGETVTPNHTMATEFILLGLSSNPQTQLILFVVFLPIYLLTLAGNILIIITVVHDRRLHTPMYFFLSNLSFIDVCHASVTVPKMLFDFLVTVKIITFGGCVVQMFFLHLFTCTEIFLLTIMAYDRYVAICNPMHYLTIMNHKVCLLLTGAVWLGGTVHSIALTGMTINLPYCGSREIDNFFCDVPPVIRLACTDTYIIEALIIANSGLISVICFVVLVGSYGVILVSLRNRFSERRHKALSTCVAHLTVVTLFLGHCIFTYSRPSISFPEDKVVSVFFTAITPLLNPIIYSLRNEDMKRALSKLLGRKVDAEEK